CAGTTGAAGTTGCCACCGGAGCCACTATGCCCATTGGAGAGCTGATTCTTGTAGAAGAACTGCCACTTGCAGGTGAGCACACTATCAAACAAAGCGTACAGCAGACTGGTAATCTCGCTATTATCGGTGGCTGCATTTTGCTGCTGCAACAGCGGCAAAATCTGCTGAGTGCTAAAGTCCAAAATGGAGGGCAGCAGGCCCAAAGAAGCGCTGCCCGGCTGCTCGACAATCAGCTTGAACATCTGCAGTATCTTTTCCATCACAGCCAGTCGACTCAGCGTTAGTTGTTCCCTGCTGCTGACACTGATGAACAAAGTGATCATCTCCTTGATGAACTGGGCGCCCAAATGAGTGGGCAATGTGCGCAGCATACTGAGACTAAATTCGGCCACCGTTATGGCCATGGCAATGCTGCTCAGCCCGAAGCTGTTGAAGATCATCAGGGCCTTGGTCAAAATGGGCTTAAATGTGCTCGCCAGCATATCCTTAGCATTGCCTCCGGTGGCCTTGAAATACTCGATGAGGGCCGTGAAAGTGCCCAACAGACTGAGCGTCGTCGCCGCCACCTTGCTCTCGTTGGCCTGGCCCAAATCCAGATCGAGAAAGTTCTGCGCCAGCCCCTGGACATATTCGCGCAGCATCCAGAGACGGCGCGGATagtcctgctgctgctcgggCACGCACTTCCACGGCAGCACCATGTAGCTGACCAGACTGATGTGCACATTGATGCACACCTGGCGCGGCAGCTGGGCGCCCAGGCGTGACCCCGCCTGCAGGAGGCTCTGGATTTGCGGTATATCCAACAGGCACTTGGGCCGTATCACAGTCGAGATGAAGAGCAGCAGCTCGCTGGCCGCTTGCTGTACAATTGGCGAGGCGGCCGATAAAGAGCCGTTGCAGGCAAAGATGCTGCCCAAAATGGCAAAGAGTCGGTGCAGCAGCTCCTCGCCGCTCATGGCTTTCGTTAGCGGAAAGATGCTCCTGATGGCCAGCAGAACTTGAGCGTATAGGTTATCCAAATCAGTCTGAAACGTGGCCTTATCCATTTCACTGCCGCCGCTACCCAAACGATTGCTGGCCAGGAGCTGCAGCGTCTGCAGAAGACTGTCTGAGAGCATTTGCAGCTGGCACTCCATCTCGTCCGCCACGCCGGGCGCCGCCGACGAGGTGTCCATCAGCGGAGCCAGACGCACCACCGCCTGGCAGACGGTGGCGAAGTCTCTCAATATCTCGCCCACATTGGCGCCCTTCAGCTTGCGCGCCGCCTCGTAGCTGCGCGCACTCCCGTGATCCAGGGCGTGCTCCAGCGACAGCAGATACATCTGCGGCCGCGACCAGTGGTTGTAGACCTGTGCGAAGACAATGTGGGCGCCGCGGGTGTTGGCCAGCAGGGCCAGGGACTCGAAGCACTGGTCCAGGAACTGCTGCCACTCGGTGGCGGAGGTATCGTCCTCCATGAGCTCGTTGTCCAGCACCTCCAGTTCGGGTTTATTGGCCTCGAATTGAGTGCGCCGCATGATCTCATCCACCAGCTGGGTGAGCACATGGTTGAAGCGCGTAATTTTGGCGGGCTGTTGGGCAATGCCCTTGATGATGGGCGTCCATATCTCAAGCTTTTCGGTGAAGTCCAAAGCGCCATGTAATTCTGTGGTGCAGCCGTAGAGCAGAttgactttttataggggcactcctacgtttgttagttattctcttcaaaatacaccactcgaccgaatatattcaattaacgatttaggtgttcttctcgacccaaaacttaaatttgattgccacataatggccactgtcaataaagctatgagtgtttttgcgtcctattttggaatattgttcttcagtttggagtccacaatatcaagtgcacatcgaccgtattgagtcggtgcaaaaaaaatttcttctttttgcccttcgtagtttgaactgggatcaaaacgtaaggctaccttcctaccagagtagattactattgcttaatttacctacacttgaaaaccgtagaataatgcttggtactatttttatgcaaaatcttataagaggtgatattgattccgtagaactggtaagccgtttaacttttaatgttcccgttaggctaacacgaaattattaccctcttaatttgcctcgatgtacttcaaattttactttgcatgAGCATTTTCGTgttttatgtaaaaattataacaatctttatcatttaatttgcacttcaacatctatccccgtattaaaaactaaaatattatctcatttgcttcaatcttagttgtagtatttgtagtatttggtttcatgtcttttcctcgcgaactcgcatttttgccctaattgataaagggtcccgcgcgtaacaagcacgtgcttggtatcgttgggccacttgtttgtactgctcgtagtgcatcaacgtccatcatatattaagttgtcaagaatcaaaatgCCTACTACCTACAAAGTtagtgaattttcttatacttgtttgaatattcctatgggagccttaagatatagtggtccgatccggctcgctccgaaatatgtactacctgcaatagaaagaagactttcgggaaagtttcatcgcgatagctttaaaactgaaagactagttcgcatagaaacgaacagacggacagacggacagatggacagacggacatggctagatagactcggctattggtgctgatcaagaatatatatactttatgtggtcggaaacgtctccttcacagcgttgcaaacatctgactgaaattataattccctctgcaagggtataaagattCATTTTGAGAATTATGCTCGACTTAAACTTAATTCAATTAAGTACTTCATTTAAACTGGATGAAGAAATGGAAATGTCCAAAGAAGCCAGATTTGGTAAGTTTGGTGTCATTTCCTCGTCGATTGAATCAAAAATATCCTTTTTGTGGAGGTTGTCGCAGAGACCCACAGTCCGCGCTAAAAATCCGGTGACATCAATTTCTTGGCGATCCAACAAATTCATTTCGTCCATTATTTTTTCGGCTCGGTCCTaagatattaaatacaaaacatgtttattattaatggtttcttattagttttaatttatttatcaataGAAACTTACCCGCAAATGGCGCTTCGGTGCAGCGTTTCCTAGACCGCCGTTATGAAATAAGAGTGCTAATTCTCTTGATTTTTCGTATTCCGCATCAATGAGGcatttcacaaatttgaactTATGTCCTTTTGCATGTATTTTCCTCCCTAAGTTTAGATTATAAGCTTCAATCGAGCTGGTCGTCCTTGTGTTCCTCTTAAAAACTGAAATGCGTTCTGTTCCCTcctgaaaataagaaattattgtatgaaatctaattatttttagcaaaaatgGTCATGTATATATAGTACTTATAGTGATCAGATCAAATCAAAGTCTTAAAAAACTTACCGATTTAAGCGGCTCTGCGAAATAAGTCCCCAAGAAATAAgtacccaaaaaataaatgaaataagtccccaaaaatttgtatggggacaacaacaacgattttagATGTCATTTTGGGgaagtatttcattttttgggggaaaaaaaattggggacTTATTTCATATGCAATAAGTTCCCAAAAGTGGATATGAAATAAGTCCCCAAACCCAATTTTTGGggacttatttcatttttcttgtttgaCAGAAAATAGGTCTAAGTGTGCCAGGCAACGCCTGACAGCTATCACATCATAACCTAGCCTTGGTTTACTAGTAAGTCGCTCAGTTCGCTTATTTACATTGCGCGACGTGTACGTGAACTATGGAGTGCGAGAGAATTATAGGTCTACGCCGAACTGGCCATTTGTTTTATGTTAGAGAGCATAAAATGTTGTATATGAAAAAATCgagttataataatataacaaaACTAGaatgccgaaaaaaaaacttgccgCGCTCGGTTAAATCTTTTGGAAAACGGTACCTGCGAACTGCctacaaaatttattgaacATAACCATGAAAACGAGGAAGAggcgtatttaaaaataatggctCTAAATGATATGAAACAACAATGTTCTAACGTAAATGGCGTTCTAGGAGCAGAAAATAGTGCCATCAGTTGCATTCGATCAGCGTATCGTAATACCTGCGAAAGGTATTTATTGATATTGTGCTTATGcaactttataaaatattaattattttgtaggtTCCCAGAAGATACAAAAAACATTGAGTTTGGCAAAATTCGACGCGGCTTACAATATATCGCTAGCCAAACCTTCATTACTTCACCTCAACTTCCAGTGCAAGTTATAGAGGCATTCAATTTTGAGCATGTGTGGACTTCTTTTGGTCTAACCAAGGATATGTCAAATCCACTGCCATTCTTTACCGCTTGTATATTCGAGGAGGAAAAACAagctttttgcatattttcctctttaaaaataataagtggaataaaagaaaacatacCTCCACAGAATAGAAGATTCCTAATGGATggaacttttaaaatagttccAAAAGGGTGCTTTAATCAGCTacttgttatttatattcaatattttgagGAGGTAAATAACTGCATTCTTTCCAAACAAATAGAATATTAAtgaattcataaatatataatatttaacatgCTTAACGATGGAAAGGTCAAGCTGATGAAGCCAGCTTGATATTGAATAAATATGATTTCATATATACTTATGGGTAATATTATagactttttgctttttataaGTTCTTGGAAGTTGAGGGTGTTAAGAATTAAACCTTTTCTTCTTAGGTATTTccagtatttttcattttaatgaacaaaaaaaataaaaaatgttatgaagaattattacaatatatcaaagaaaatgtattcGATTTGGAGCCTTCAACAATAATAACAGATTATGAGGCAGCCATGAGAAAAGCCATCCGAAATGTGTATCCCACAGTTAAAACTGTTGGTTGCTGGTATGTAAATTgccgtttttattttcgattacatttttttcgttttaaggTTCCATTTTTGCCAAGCATTAAGAAGAAATATGAGCAAACGCAAGTCCTTGCTAGAATTTATTAGGAATTCAAAACTAGCTAGTTCGGATTTTCACAAAATATTGGCTTTACCATTGCTACCTCcgtatttaattgaaagcgCTTTTCACGAAATCAAGATTCGAATTTTTATGTTTGATGTTAACAACGATTTTCgcaattttttaacttatttcgACAAGCAGTGGATTAAGAAGGTAACACCTCTTaacgtaaaatattaaaaatattaacttattTCTGAAATTGTAATTAGGTGGGCTGCAATAACTTTTCAGTGTATAAGGAAAATACTCGCACGACAGCAGCTGTGGAAGGATACAATGGTGTTTTAGGGCGTTCTGTGTTGCCAAATggcaatttctttaaatttgttaaagttATTCGGGACGAGGAATACTTTAAAAGTCGCCAATTTATAGTTATAACTAACTGAGAGTGGAGGTTCTTCGACACATAATAAAAAGATTAAGGAAGCAACATTGCTATTGGAGGAAGGAAAGCTAAATGCAGCTTCCTTTCTTTCTCGGATGGTGTATAAGGATAATGACATTTGTGCCAACATGATGGAAAAAGAGAACATTTTTGATGATGTAGATGACGATTCGGCAGACGAAAATTCAGATGAGGAGGAAGCCGCTAAAAATTCGATAGCAACAACTGACGATCGTAAATGTGTGGTTTGTTTGGACTTggttccaaatattttattttttccatgcaaacatttaaaaacttgcgctgaatGTCATCTAAAACTACAAGGAGAAGCAATTGCAAGTAACTTAGACCATTACAAGTGCCCTTATTGCAGAAAAGATGTTGAAGATACCATGCAagtctttatttaattttaaataatttaaaaagaatacgTAAAATACACACATCAAAAGAactaaaacaaatttggggtgttatttttttttttgaattgggaacttatatttcatatgaaaaaacTCCCCAAACCTTTTGGGgccttatttcattttttttgtattgccGACTTTTTGGGATTGGGGagttatttcgttttttaaattggggacttatttcatatgaaacaacTCCCCAATTTTTGGGgccttatttcatttttttttttgggacttaTTTCTTGGGGACTTATTTCGCAGAGCCATTTAAGCCATTGATGttcaaaatatgtaaaaaaaagggtCAAATAACGTCTTGCTGACCGCAATCGTCTCGACTTTTAATACATTAAATGCATTCAGTATTAAATTTGCGGGTAGAAGAGGCAAATGTAgaaatttaaggaaaagtATATATgcacttttgttatttttgattGCAACTTCAAATCCTGGAAAGCgtcttgcattttttttacaagCTTGACAAAAATGAAACCAGCAAGCGTAATAATTGGTGTTAGGGTGCAAATTTCTTAACGCATTCCTCATAGCCCTCTCATAATCCGATATAAAAGAGCCTCCATCCAAACTAAATATGTTGCAGTCTATGTAAGTGAATAGGTGCTGGTAGGAAACTTCTGTTTTCCGTGTCATTAACACAAAAATGAATGGTGTgatctatatttaaaaacaagagagaacgctatagtcgggtgccccgactatcagatacccgttactcagctaaagtgcgaaggagataaaaactttgatccgccgtaactttttaacgaatggtccgatttaataaatttcttctacatttcgataggtattgataaacaccataaaactgcatttttacttttccgaatattgaaatttttaaaatcgtatataagcgattgtgggcgttagagggggcgtggcaccattttgaaacaaacttaagctgcgtaggaactcctagaatctgcatgcaaaatgtcaatcttctagctgttatagtttccgagatctcagcgttcatacagacagacagacggacagactggcagacagacggacagacggacatggctagatcgactcggctagtgatcctgatcaagaatatatatagtttatagggtcggaaacgcttccttctacctgttacatacttttgcacgaatctagtatacccttttactctacgagtaacgggtataattacatataaaatacatacatataaaaacgttttattctattttagtCATCCGACcctgaaaaccgaaattatgtACATAAAAATGATTACCTTACCTTACCTATTAGTAAAAGGTACTTATTACTTCGCaggttttttaattcatttcagtttttcagttttcagggTCCGATactaaaattgtttatatcaGTGTTGTCAAT
The genomic region above belongs to Drosophila takahashii strain IR98-3 E-12201 chromosome 2L, DtakHiC1v2, whole genome shotgun sequence and contains:
- the LOC138912689 gene encoding exportin-6-like, with amino-acid sequence MRRTQFEANKPELEVLDNELMEDDTSATEWQQFLDQCFESLALLANTRGAHIVFAQVYNHWSRPQMYLLSLEHALDHGSARSYEAARKLKGANVGEILRDFATVCQAVVRLAPLMDTSSAAPGVADEMECQLQMLSDSLLQTLQLLASNRLGSGGSEMDKATFQTDLDNLYAQVLLAIRSIFPLTKAMSGEELLHRLFAILGSIFACNGSLSAASPIVQQAASELLLFISTVIRPKCLLDIPQIQSLLQAGSRLGAQLPRQVCINVHISLVSYMVLPWKCVPEQQQDYPRRLWMLREYVQGLAQNFLDLDLGQANESKVAATTLSLLGTFTALIEYFKATGGNAKDMLASTFKPILTKALMIFNSFGLSSIAMAITVAEFSLSMLRTLPTHLGAQFIKEMITLFISVSSREQLTLSRLAVMEKILQMFKLIVEQPGSASLGLLPSILDFSTQQILPLLQQQNAATDNSEITSLLYALFDSVLTCKWQFFYKNQLSNGHSGSGGNFNCSDNLHPAHFMAILNAYGQMLVSGTDPSNVRSVLFSMQNVNERSRLYQRALFKEQLLASFQRALLNLLLSGEGSLHFDMIAQALYAMGQVDRRQLLESFAHASLPVAQTALEEICQTSDIPTFTQKLTQLMQDAHCVHLNETA